A part of Phaenicophaeus curvirostris isolate KB17595 chromosome 29, BPBGC_Pcur_1.0, whole genome shotgun sequence genomic DNA contains:
- the ARHGAP30 gene encoding rho GTPase-activating protein 30 isoform X3 — MALALKARHKARRKGGSRERVFGCDLGQHLQRSGQDVPQVLRSCTEFVEQHGVVDGIYRLSGVSSNIQRLRQEFDADRCPDLGKDVYLQDIHCVSSLCKAYFRELPNPLLTYQLYDKFADAVAIQMEEARLVKIKEVLKELPAPHYRTLEFLMRHLLRMASYSSRTNMHARNLAIVWAPNLLRSKDIEATGFNGTAAFMEVRVQSIVVEFILTHVEQLFGDAPLRGTEGGEAGTERGSQWDRDAPSRWSAGGEPSRRSLLLGEHGQPPPYHVPAALSQGDGPPAIRPYHTIIELSDHRRKGSLKAKKWRSIFNLGRSSHEAKRKVAKPEEKDDKDGKMSLRPAKSMDSLSSLPFSSDECCSMPDQGLEEKLKGTEEARSPESEGESSTKSEPTTPRAGRAALVAPGRSPKGARSRAEKCAGVHISGPFSVTVPFHITSNLSRLTRGQPCPALAGLREPPTHCSIADPEESQHRAGEEKVDTEEMRLSLELRDSFAFLDSQEPWLEGIGDGEPDTRSLLPVPDDAEGFAVIEEGVESGFMNPGEPLAEQPASYLSIEECMDEEMYFMAPSGSDFEDPTGDTDSDEMFLSAHDDLSPLAASLEPLHEPPGEGTVMGTPAPPPDTDGTAVPLDTSPVPAELCSGEENAAGDGECPGVPDTSQSQQEGGEGEEATDSSSSPTRMDASADTSPGDEAGEDGGPAGAEMAPEVSEEEGEEDGAGSSPPTPEDPGEGQVQPFLGSSPAPLVEEPGEPLVMGSVPAVVPEVVPKAVPGSVPEVVPGSVPEVVSESVPEVIAESVPEDAPRSVPELVPRSVPETIPRSVPEVVPEATLEALPLSMASMEERDAAAGSSPTRPSLSASAPDLRSAPLEGADPHGEPGCLEPVATLRRDGSAPVRLATRTIRVQQARSVPVVPPKPQFARIPPSLHPWAPAAAEEDSIVLSQQPLSPTAQDGPLATEGDAAVPPRQPLSPTAQDGRPPPAAHVGARPEGSSVFFNVVGDVAVPEGPSPPAEGAGVRRVSWREGVSLSFDAAVARAAEQQQGQVPVRRMQTYGGEERAPAAPRALPFHQAPLRPRRPRPLSCVGVPEGEASARGRLGGVRLAAQVEGTAMPSSRWSVGTEGKR; from the exons ATGGCGCTGGCGCTGAAGGCGCGGCACAAGGCGAGGCGCAAGGGCGGCTCCCGGGAGCGCGTGTTCGGCTGCGACCTCGGGCAGCACCTGCAGCGCTCGGGGCAGGACG TGCCCCAGGTGCTGAGGAGCTGCACGGAGTTCGTGGAGCAGCATGGGGTCGTGGATGGGATCTACCGCCTCTCCGGAGTCTCCTCCAACATCCAGCGGCTGCG GCAGGAGTTCGATGCCGACCGCTGCCCGGACCTGGGGAAGGACGTGTACCTGCAGGACATCCACTGCGTCAGCTCGCTCTGCAAGGCGTATTTCCGTGAGCTCCCCAACCCGCTCCTCACCTACCAGCTCTACGACAAGTTTGCC GACGCGGTGGCCATCCAGATGGAAGAGGCTCGCCTGGTGAAGATCAAGGAGGTGCTGAAGGAGCTGCCAGCACCCCACTATAG GACGCTGGAGTTCCTGATGCGGCACCTCCTGCGCATGGCGTCCTACAGCAGCCGCACCAACATGCACGCACGCAACTTGGCCATCGTCTGGGCCCCCAACCTGCTGCG GTCGAAGGACATCGAGGCGACAGGGTTCAACGGGACGGCGGCGTTCATGGAGGTGCGCGTCCAGTCCATCGTGGTGGAGTTCATCCTCACCCACGTCGAGCAGCTCTTCGGGGACGCCCCCCTGCGCGGTACGGAGGGAGGGGAGGCGGGGACAGAGCGGGGGTCCCAGTGGGATCGTGACGCCCCGTCCCGCTGGTCTGCAGGCGGGGAGCCCTCCCGGCggtccctgctgctgggggaACACGGGCAGCCCCCGCCCTACCACGTGCCGGCGGCGCTCAGCCAGGGCGACGGGCCCCCCGCCATCCGCCCCTACCACACCATCATCGAGCTCAGCGACCACAG GAGGAAGGGGTCCCTTAAGGCCAAGAAGTGGAGATCCATCTTCAATCTCGGTCGCTCCAGCCACGAGGCTAAGCGGAAGGTGGCCAAGCCGGAGGAGAAAG ATGACAAGGATGGAAAGATGAGCTTGCGGCCAGCCAAGAGCATGGACTCGCTCagctctctccccttctccagcgATG AATGCTGCTCCATGCCAGAccagggcctggaggagaagctgaagGGGACAGAGGAGGCGCGGAGCCCCGAGTCGGAGGGCGAGAGCAGCACCAAGTCGGAGCCCACCACCCCCAGAGCCGGCCGCGCTGCGCTGGTGGCCCCCGGCCGCTCGCCCAAGGGCGCCCGCAGCCGCGCTGAGAAGTGCGCAGGAGTCCACATCTCTGGCCCTTTCTCCGTCACCGTCCCCTTCCACATCACCTCCAACCTCTCCCGCCTGACGCGAGGGCAGCCGTGCCCGGCGCTGGCCGGGCTCCGAGAGCCGCCCACCCACTGCTCCATCGCAGACCCCGAGGAGAGCCAGCACCGCGCCG gggaggagaaggtggacACGGAGGAGATGAGGCTCTCCCTGGAGCTGCGGGATTCCTTCGCCTTCCTGGACAGCCAGGAGCCGTGGCTGGAGGGCATTGGGGACGGGGAGCCGGACACGCGGTCCCTGCTGCCCGTCCCCGACGACGCGGAGGGCTTCGCGGTCATCGAGGAGGGCGTGGAGAGCGGGTTCATGAAC ccaGGGGAGCCCCTCGCCGAGCAGCCCGCCAGCTACCTCTCCATCGAGGAGTGCATGGACGAAGAGATGTACTTCATGGCACCCAGCGGCTCTGATTTCGAGGACCCTACTGGGGACACCGACTCGGACGAGATGTTCCTCAGTGCCCACGATGACCTCAGCCCGCTGGCGGCATCGCTGGAGCCCCTCCACGAGCCGCCAGGCGAGGGGACGGTTAtggggaccccagcccctcCTCCTGACACCGACGGCACCGCGGTGCCGCTGGACACGTCTCCGGTGCCGGCAGagctgtgctctggagaggagaATGCCGCAGGTGATGGGGAGTGCCCCGGGGTCCCTGACACCAGCCAGTCCCAGCAAGAAGGGGGTGAAGGGGAGGAGGCCACggacagcagctccagccccaccaggaTGGACGCCAGCGCCGACACCAGCCCAGGGGACGAGGCTGGAGAAGACGGGGGTCCTGCGGGTGCGGAGATGGCTCCCGAAGTGTCCGAGGAGGAAGGTGAAGAGGACGGAGCTGGCTCCAGTCCCCCCACCCCAGAGGATCCTGGGGAAGGCCAAGTCCAGCCTTTTCTGGgatcttctccagcccccttggTGGAGGAGCCAGGGGAGCCCCTGGTCATGGGGTCTGTCCCTGCGGTTGTCCCTGAGGTTGTCCCCAAGGCTGTCCCGGGGTCTGTCCCTGAGGTTGTCCCTGGATCTGTCCCCGAGGTCGTCTCTGAGTCTGTCCCTGAGGTCATCGCTGAGTCTGTCCCTGAGGATGCCCCCAGGTCTGTCCCTGAGCTTGTCCCCAGGTCTGTCCCTGAAACTATCCCCAGGTCTGTCCCTGAGGTTGTCCCCGAGGCCACCCTCGAGGCCCTCCCGCTCTCCATGGCCAGCATGGAGGAGCGTGATGCCGCCGCTGGGAGCAGCCCCACTCGTCCTTCGCTGTCCGCCTCGGCCCCGGATCTGCGCAGCGCTCCCCTCGAGGGAGCCGATCCCCACGGGGAACCGGGGTGCCTTGAGCCCGTGGCCACACTGCGCCGTGACGGCAGTGCCCCGGTGCGCCTGGCCACCCGCACCATCCGCGTGCAGCAGGCGCGGTCGGTGCCCGTCGTGCCTCCCAAGCCCCAGTTCGCCAGGATCCCCCCATCGCTGCACCCGTGGGCACCTGCGGCCGCAGAGGAAGATTCAATCGTGTTGTCCcagcagcccctcagccccacggcgcAGGATGGACCCCTGGCCACGGAGGGGGACGCGGCCGTGCCGCCCCggcagcccctcagccccacggcgcAGGATGGACGCCCGCCACCGGCTGCGCATGTCGGGGCGAGGCCAGAGGGCAGCAGCGTCTTCTTCAACGTGGTGGGGGACGTGGCTGTGCCAGAGGGACCCTCCCCACCGGCCGAGGGTGCCGGGGTGAGGCGAGTGAGCTGGCGCGAGGGCGTCAGCCTCTCCTTCGACGCGGCGGTGGCCAGGGCTGCcgagcagcagcagggccaggTGCCGGTGAGGAGGATGCAGACGTACGGTGGGGAGGAGCGGGCGCCCGCCGCCCCACGGGCGCTGCCGTTCCACCAAGCCCCGCTGCGGCCACGGCGCCCGCGGCCCCTCAGCTGCGTTGGGGTCCCCGAGGGTGAGGCATCGGCGAGGGGACGGCTCGGCGGGGTCCGGCTGGCGGCACAGGTTGAGGGGACGGCGATGCCCTCGTCGCGGTGGTCGGTGGGCACCGAGGGCAAGCGCTga
- the ARHGAP30 gene encoding rho GTPase-activating protein 30 isoform X2, with product MALALKARHKARRKGGSRERVFGCDLGQHLQRSGQDVPQVLRSCTEFVEQHGVVDGIYRLSGVSSNIQRLRQEFDADRCPDLGKDVYLQDIHCVSSLCKAYFRELPNPLLTYQLYDKFADAVAIQMEEARLVKIKEVLKELPAPHYRTLEFLMRHLLRMASYSSRTNMHARNLAIVWAPNLLRSKDIEATGFNGTAAFMEVRVQSIVVEFILTHVEQLFGDAPLRGGEPSRRSLLLGEHGQPPPYHVPAALSQGDGPPAIRPYHTIIELSDHRRKGSLKAKKWRSIFNLGRSSHEAKRKVAKPEEKDDKDGKMSLRPAKSMDSLSSLPFSSDETPGLSLQRVGKQPPQRRESFDACSTPPECCSMPDQGLEEKLKGTEEARSPESEGESSTKSEPTTPRAGRAALVAPGRSPKGARSRAEKCAGVHISGPFSVTVPFHITSNLSRLTRGQPCPALAGLREPPTHCSIADPEESQHRAGEEKVDTEEMRLSLELRDSFAFLDSQEPWLEGIGDGEPDTRSLLPVPDDAEGFAVIEEGVESGFMNPGEPLAEQPASYLSIEECMDEEMYFMAPSGSDFEDPTGDTDSDEMFLSAHDDLSPLAASLEPLHEPPGEGTVMGTPAPPPDTDGTAVPLDTSPVPAELCSGEENAAGDGECPGVPDTSQSQQEGGEGEEATDSSSSPTRMDASADTSPGDEAGEDGGPAGAEMAPEVSEEEGEEDGAGSSPPTPEDPGEGQVQPFLGSSPAPLVEEPGEPLVMGSVPAVVPEVVPKAVPGSVPEVVPGSVPEVVSESVPEVIAESVPEDAPRSVPELVPRSVPETIPRSVPEVVPEATLEALPLSMASMEERDAAAGSSPTRPSLSASAPDLRSAPLEGADPHGEPGCLEPVATLRRDGSAPVRLATRTIRVQQARSVPVVPPKPQFARIPPSLHPWAPAAAEEDSIVLSQQPLSPTAQDGPLATEGDAAVPPRQPLSPTAQDGRPPPAAHVGARPEGSSVFFNVVGDVAVPEGPSPPAEGAGVRRVSWREGVSLSFDAAVARAAEQQQGQVPVRRMQTYGGEERAPAAPRALPFHQAPLRPRRPRPLSCVGVPEGEASARGRLGGVRLAAQVEGTAMPSSRWSVGTEGKR from the exons ATGGCGCTGGCGCTGAAGGCGCGGCACAAGGCGAGGCGCAAGGGCGGCTCCCGGGAGCGCGTGTTCGGCTGCGACCTCGGGCAGCACCTGCAGCGCTCGGGGCAGGACG TGCCCCAGGTGCTGAGGAGCTGCACGGAGTTCGTGGAGCAGCATGGGGTCGTGGATGGGATCTACCGCCTCTCCGGAGTCTCCTCCAACATCCAGCGGCTGCG GCAGGAGTTCGATGCCGACCGCTGCCCGGACCTGGGGAAGGACGTGTACCTGCAGGACATCCACTGCGTCAGCTCGCTCTGCAAGGCGTATTTCCGTGAGCTCCCCAACCCGCTCCTCACCTACCAGCTCTACGACAAGTTTGCC GACGCGGTGGCCATCCAGATGGAAGAGGCTCGCCTGGTGAAGATCAAGGAGGTGCTGAAGGAGCTGCCAGCACCCCACTATAG GACGCTGGAGTTCCTGATGCGGCACCTCCTGCGCATGGCGTCCTACAGCAGCCGCACCAACATGCACGCACGCAACTTGGCCATCGTCTGGGCCCCCAACCTGCTGCG GTCGAAGGACATCGAGGCGACAGGGTTCAACGGGACGGCGGCGTTCATGGAGGTGCGCGTCCAGTCCATCGTGGTGGAGTTCATCCTCACCCACGTCGAGCAGCTCTTCGGGGACGCCCCCCTGCGCG GCGGGGAGCCCTCCCGGCggtccctgctgctgggggaACACGGGCAGCCCCCGCCCTACCACGTGCCGGCGGCGCTCAGCCAGGGCGACGGGCCCCCCGCCATCCGCCCCTACCACACCATCATCGAGCTCAGCGACCACAG GAGGAAGGGGTCCCTTAAGGCCAAGAAGTGGAGATCCATCTTCAATCTCGGTCGCTCCAGCCACGAGGCTAAGCGGAAGGTGGCCAAGCCGGAGGAGAAAG ATGACAAGGATGGAAAGATGAGCTTGCGGCCAGCCAAGAGCATGGACTCGCTCagctctctccccttctccagcgATG AGACCCCTGGGCTGAGCCTGCAGCGGGTGGGGAAGCAGCCGCCACAGCGCCGGGAGAGCTTCGACGCCTGCTCCACGCCACCAGAATGCTGCTCCATGCCAGAccagggcctggaggagaagctgaagGGGACAGAGGAGGCGCGGAGCCCCGAGTCGGAGGGCGAGAGCAGCACCAAGTCGGAGCCCACCACCCCCAGAGCCGGCCGCGCTGCGCTGGTGGCCCCCGGCCGCTCGCCCAAGGGCGCCCGCAGCCGCGCTGAGAAGTGCGCAGGAGTCCACATCTCTGGCCCTTTCTCCGTCACCGTCCCCTTCCACATCACCTCCAACCTCTCCCGCCTGACGCGAGGGCAGCCGTGCCCGGCGCTGGCCGGGCTCCGAGAGCCGCCCACCCACTGCTCCATCGCAGACCCCGAGGAGAGCCAGCACCGCGCCG gggaggagaaggtggacACGGAGGAGATGAGGCTCTCCCTGGAGCTGCGGGATTCCTTCGCCTTCCTGGACAGCCAGGAGCCGTGGCTGGAGGGCATTGGGGACGGGGAGCCGGACACGCGGTCCCTGCTGCCCGTCCCCGACGACGCGGAGGGCTTCGCGGTCATCGAGGAGGGCGTGGAGAGCGGGTTCATGAAC ccaGGGGAGCCCCTCGCCGAGCAGCCCGCCAGCTACCTCTCCATCGAGGAGTGCATGGACGAAGAGATGTACTTCATGGCACCCAGCGGCTCTGATTTCGAGGACCCTACTGGGGACACCGACTCGGACGAGATGTTCCTCAGTGCCCACGATGACCTCAGCCCGCTGGCGGCATCGCTGGAGCCCCTCCACGAGCCGCCAGGCGAGGGGACGGTTAtggggaccccagcccctcCTCCTGACACCGACGGCACCGCGGTGCCGCTGGACACGTCTCCGGTGCCGGCAGagctgtgctctggagaggagaATGCCGCAGGTGATGGGGAGTGCCCCGGGGTCCCTGACACCAGCCAGTCCCAGCAAGAAGGGGGTGAAGGGGAGGAGGCCACggacagcagctccagccccaccaggaTGGACGCCAGCGCCGACACCAGCCCAGGGGACGAGGCTGGAGAAGACGGGGGTCCTGCGGGTGCGGAGATGGCTCCCGAAGTGTCCGAGGAGGAAGGTGAAGAGGACGGAGCTGGCTCCAGTCCCCCCACCCCAGAGGATCCTGGGGAAGGCCAAGTCCAGCCTTTTCTGGgatcttctccagcccccttggTGGAGGAGCCAGGGGAGCCCCTGGTCATGGGGTCTGTCCCTGCGGTTGTCCCTGAGGTTGTCCCCAAGGCTGTCCCGGGGTCTGTCCCTGAGGTTGTCCCTGGATCTGTCCCCGAGGTCGTCTCTGAGTCTGTCCCTGAGGTCATCGCTGAGTCTGTCCCTGAGGATGCCCCCAGGTCTGTCCCTGAGCTTGTCCCCAGGTCTGTCCCTGAAACTATCCCCAGGTCTGTCCCTGAGGTTGTCCCCGAGGCCACCCTCGAGGCCCTCCCGCTCTCCATGGCCAGCATGGAGGAGCGTGATGCCGCCGCTGGGAGCAGCCCCACTCGTCCTTCGCTGTCCGCCTCGGCCCCGGATCTGCGCAGCGCTCCCCTCGAGGGAGCCGATCCCCACGGGGAACCGGGGTGCCTTGAGCCCGTGGCCACACTGCGCCGTGACGGCAGTGCCCCGGTGCGCCTGGCCACCCGCACCATCCGCGTGCAGCAGGCGCGGTCGGTGCCCGTCGTGCCTCCCAAGCCCCAGTTCGCCAGGATCCCCCCATCGCTGCACCCGTGGGCACCTGCGGCCGCAGAGGAAGATTCAATCGTGTTGTCCcagcagcccctcagccccacggcgcAGGATGGACCCCTGGCCACGGAGGGGGACGCGGCCGTGCCGCCCCggcagcccctcagccccacggcgcAGGATGGACGCCCGCCACCGGCTGCGCATGTCGGGGCGAGGCCAGAGGGCAGCAGCGTCTTCTTCAACGTGGTGGGGGACGTGGCTGTGCCAGAGGGACCCTCCCCACCGGCCGAGGGTGCCGGGGTGAGGCGAGTGAGCTGGCGCGAGGGCGTCAGCCTCTCCTTCGACGCGGCGGTGGCCAGGGCTGCcgagcagcagcagggccaggTGCCGGTGAGGAGGATGCAGACGTACGGTGGGGAGGAGCGGGCGCCCGCCGCCCCACGGGCGCTGCCGTTCCACCAAGCCCCGCTGCGGCCACGGCGCCCGCGGCCCCTCAGCTGCGTTGGGGTCCCCGAGGGTGAGGCATCGGCGAGGGGACGGCTCGGCGGGGTCCGGCTGGCGGCACAGGTTGAGGGGACGGCGATGCCCTCGTCGCGGTGGTCGGTGGGCACCGAGGGCAAGCGCTga
- the ARHGAP30 gene encoding rho GTPase-activating protein 30 isoform X1 → MALALKARHKARRKGGSRERVFGCDLGQHLQRSGQDVPQVLRSCTEFVEQHGVVDGIYRLSGVSSNIQRLRQEFDADRCPDLGKDVYLQDIHCVSSLCKAYFRELPNPLLTYQLYDKFADAVAIQMEEARLVKIKEVLKELPAPHYRTLEFLMRHLLRMASYSSRTNMHARNLAIVWAPNLLRSKDIEATGFNGTAAFMEVRVQSIVVEFILTHVEQLFGDAPLRGTEGGEAGTERGSQWDRDAPSRWSAGGEPSRRSLLLGEHGQPPPYHVPAALSQGDGPPAIRPYHTIIELSDHRRKGSLKAKKWRSIFNLGRSSHEAKRKVAKPEEKDDKDGKMSLRPAKSMDSLSSLPFSSDETPGLSLQRVGKQPPQRRESFDACSTPPECCSMPDQGLEEKLKGTEEARSPESEGESSTKSEPTTPRAGRAALVAPGRSPKGARSRAEKCAGVHISGPFSVTVPFHITSNLSRLTRGQPCPALAGLREPPTHCSIADPEESQHRAGEEKVDTEEMRLSLELRDSFAFLDSQEPWLEGIGDGEPDTRSLLPVPDDAEGFAVIEEGVESGFMNPGEPLAEQPASYLSIEECMDEEMYFMAPSGSDFEDPTGDTDSDEMFLSAHDDLSPLAASLEPLHEPPGEGTVMGTPAPPPDTDGTAVPLDTSPVPAELCSGEENAAGDGECPGVPDTSQSQQEGGEGEEATDSSSSPTRMDASADTSPGDEAGEDGGPAGAEMAPEVSEEEGEEDGAGSSPPTPEDPGEGQVQPFLGSSPAPLVEEPGEPLVMGSVPAVVPEVVPKAVPGSVPEVVPGSVPEVVSESVPEVIAESVPEDAPRSVPELVPRSVPETIPRSVPEVVPEATLEALPLSMASMEERDAAAGSSPTRPSLSASAPDLRSAPLEGADPHGEPGCLEPVATLRRDGSAPVRLATRTIRVQQARSVPVVPPKPQFARIPPSLHPWAPAAAEEDSIVLSQQPLSPTAQDGPLATEGDAAVPPRQPLSPTAQDGRPPPAAHVGARPEGSSVFFNVVGDVAVPEGPSPPAEGAGVRRVSWREGVSLSFDAAVARAAEQQQGQVPVRRMQTYGGEERAPAAPRALPFHQAPLRPRRPRPLSCVGVPEGEASARGRLGGVRLAAQVEGTAMPSSRWSVGTEGKR, encoded by the exons ATGGCGCTGGCGCTGAAGGCGCGGCACAAGGCGAGGCGCAAGGGCGGCTCCCGGGAGCGCGTGTTCGGCTGCGACCTCGGGCAGCACCTGCAGCGCTCGGGGCAGGACG TGCCCCAGGTGCTGAGGAGCTGCACGGAGTTCGTGGAGCAGCATGGGGTCGTGGATGGGATCTACCGCCTCTCCGGAGTCTCCTCCAACATCCAGCGGCTGCG GCAGGAGTTCGATGCCGACCGCTGCCCGGACCTGGGGAAGGACGTGTACCTGCAGGACATCCACTGCGTCAGCTCGCTCTGCAAGGCGTATTTCCGTGAGCTCCCCAACCCGCTCCTCACCTACCAGCTCTACGACAAGTTTGCC GACGCGGTGGCCATCCAGATGGAAGAGGCTCGCCTGGTGAAGATCAAGGAGGTGCTGAAGGAGCTGCCAGCACCCCACTATAG GACGCTGGAGTTCCTGATGCGGCACCTCCTGCGCATGGCGTCCTACAGCAGCCGCACCAACATGCACGCACGCAACTTGGCCATCGTCTGGGCCCCCAACCTGCTGCG GTCGAAGGACATCGAGGCGACAGGGTTCAACGGGACGGCGGCGTTCATGGAGGTGCGCGTCCAGTCCATCGTGGTGGAGTTCATCCTCACCCACGTCGAGCAGCTCTTCGGGGACGCCCCCCTGCGCGGTACGGAGGGAGGGGAGGCGGGGACAGAGCGGGGGTCCCAGTGGGATCGTGACGCCCCGTCCCGCTGGTCTGCAGGCGGGGAGCCCTCCCGGCggtccctgctgctgggggaACACGGGCAGCCCCCGCCCTACCACGTGCCGGCGGCGCTCAGCCAGGGCGACGGGCCCCCCGCCATCCGCCCCTACCACACCATCATCGAGCTCAGCGACCACAG GAGGAAGGGGTCCCTTAAGGCCAAGAAGTGGAGATCCATCTTCAATCTCGGTCGCTCCAGCCACGAGGCTAAGCGGAAGGTGGCCAAGCCGGAGGAGAAAG ATGACAAGGATGGAAAGATGAGCTTGCGGCCAGCCAAGAGCATGGACTCGCTCagctctctccccttctccagcgATG AGACCCCTGGGCTGAGCCTGCAGCGGGTGGGGAAGCAGCCGCCACAGCGCCGGGAGAGCTTCGACGCCTGCTCCACGCCACCAGAATGCTGCTCCATGCCAGAccagggcctggaggagaagctgaagGGGACAGAGGAGGCGCGGAGCCCCGAGTCGGAGGGCGAGAGCAGCACCAAGTCGGAGCCCACCACCCCCAGAGCCGGCCGCGCTGCGCTGGTGGCCCCCGGCCGCTCGCCCAAGGGCGCCCGCAGCCGCGCTGAGAAGTGCGCAGGAGTCCACATCTCTGGCCCTTTCTCCGTCACCGTCCCCTTCCACATCACCTCCAACCTCTCCCGCCTGACGCGAGGGCAGCCGTGCCCGGCGCTGGCCGGGCTCCGAGAGCCGCCCACCCACTGCTCCATCGCAGACCCCGAGGAGAGCCAGCACCGCGCCG gggaggagaaggtggacACGGAGGAGATGAGGCTCTCCCTGGAGCTGCGGGATTCCTTCGCCTTCCTGGACAGCCAGGAGCCGTGGCTGGAGGGCATTGGGGACGGGGAGCCGGACACGCGGTCCCTGCTGCCCGTCCCCGACGACGCGGAGGGCTTCGCGGTCATCGAGGAGGGCGTGGAGAGCGGGTTCATGAAC ccaGGGGAGCCCCTCGCCGAGCAGCCCGCCAGCTACCTCTCCATCGAGGAGTGCATGGACGAAGAGATGTACTTCATGGCACCCAGCGGCTCTGATTTCGAGGACCCTACTGGGGACACCGACTCGGACGAGATGTTCCTCAGTGCCCACGATGACCTCAGCCCGCTGGCGGCATCGCTGGAGCCCCTCCACGAGCCGCCAGGCGAGGGGACGGTTAtggggaccccagcccctcCTCCTGACACCGACGGCACCGCGGTGCCGCTGGACACGTCTCCGGTGCCGGCAGagctgtgctctggagaggagaATGCCGCAGGTGATGGGGAGTGCCCCGGGGTCCCTGACACCAGCCAGTCCCAGCAAGAAGGGGGTGAAGGGGAGGAGGCCACggacagcagctccagccccaccaggaTGGACGCCAGCGCCGACACCAGCCCAGGGGACGAGGCTGGAGAAGACGGGGGTCCTGCGGGTGCGGAGATGGCTCCCGAAGTGTCCGAGGAGGAAGGTGAAGAGGACGGAGCTGGCTCCAGTCCCCCCACCCCAGAGGATCCTGGGGAAGGCCAAGTCCAGCCTTTTCTGGgatcttctccagcccccttggTGGAGGAGCCAGGGGAGCCCCTGGTCATGGGGTCTGTCCCTGCGGTTGTCCCTGAGGTTGTCCCCAAGGCTGTCCCGGGGTCTGTCCCTGAGGTTGTCCCTGGATCTGTCCCCGAGGTCGTCTCTGAGTCTGTCCCTGAGGTCATCGCTGAGTCTGTCCCTGAGGATGCCCCCAGGTCTGTCCCTGAGCTTGTCCCCAGGTCTGTCCCTGAAACTATCCCCAGGTCTGTCCCTGAGGTTGTCCCCGAGGCCACCCTCGAGGCCCTCCCGCTCTCCATGGCCAGCATGGAGGAGCGTGATGCCGCCGCTGGGAGCAGCCCCACTCGTCCTTCGCTGTCCGCCTCGGCCCCGGATCTGCGCAGCGCTCCCCTCGAGGGAGCCGATCCCCACGGGGAACCGGGGTGCCTTGAGCCCGTGGCCACACTGCGCCGTGACGGCAGTGCCCCGGTGCGCCTGGCCACCCGCACCATCCGCGTGCAGCAGGCGCGGTCGGTGCCCGTCGTGCCTCCCAAGCCCCAGTTCGCCAGGATCCCCCCATCGCTGCACCCGTGGGCACCTGCGGCCGCAGAGGAAGATTCAATCGTGTTGTCCcagcagcccctcagccccacggcgcAGGATGGACCCCTGGCCACGGAGGGGGACGCGGCCGTGCCGCCCCggcagcccctcagccccacggcgcAGGATGGACGCCCGCCACCGGCTGCGCATGTCGGGGCGAGGCCAGAGGGCAGCAGCGTCTTCTTCAACGTGGTGGGGGACGTGGCTGTGCCAGAGGGACCCTCCCCACCGGCCGAGGGTGCCGGGGTGAGGCGAGTGAGCTGGCGCGAGGGCGTCAGCCTCTCCTTCGACGCGGCGGTGGCCAGGGCTGCcgagcagcagcagggccaggTGCCGGTGAGGAGGATGCAGACGTACGGTGGGGAGGAGCGGGCGCCCGCCGCCCCACGGGCGCTGCCGTTCCACCAAGCCCCGCTGCGGCCACGGCGCCCGCGGCCCCTCAGCTGCGTTGGGGTCCCCGAGGGTGAGGCATCGGCGAGGGGACGGCTCGGCGGGGTCCGGCTGGCGGCACAGGTTGAGGGGACGGCGATGCCCTCGTCGCGGTGGTCGGTGGGCACCGAGGGCAAGCGCTga